The genomic region CAAGCGCGGTGAATCGCCTCGAATGTCCGACGAAAACCGTCCTCGGagggaatttaaaatttcgtcgcccgatttatattttagaaTGTGCGTGACTGGAAAGTTTCGAAAGGTACAACaactatttttgtttatttacaaattatgtttccaaaaataatttcaaaacaagaatttgcattagaattaatatattatattgctTCTTCAATATTGTCTCAACCTCATCTTAATCAAGCAAAAATATATAGTTTCCGTTCAAAATCAAGTAGAGATATCAGTTGATATATCGTATGGAATGTTGCActgcctcagccgcaagcaacctcggatAAATAAGGTAAAAATTAACGCTCTTCATTAATAATcaaaccgaggtcgcttgcgaccaAGGTAGTACAATGTCTCATCAGATACTATATTAATGTGGTATCAACTGGAacgcaaaaattaaacttcaaaTGTTGTCACGGTAAACCGTccttcataaaaataaatagaacaaactgtgaaaaattgaaaatttttaaaggtacatcaacaatatttgtttatttaccaATTGTAAacatttccaaaaataattgCAAAGCTACAATCtgctttatttaaaattaattggtaCATGAACTGCATTCAAATCTACATTTCTACGCGAACCATTATTTTACTGACTGTTTACAAACTCACGATTCCAAACCCCACTAACAACTTGTACTTTGAATACCTTATTAAAGCAGCTCGAGGGGAAActctcaaattaattaattaattaacttcaaatatgaaataaatatttaaaaatttcaactttTCCCAATAACAAGgttttttttcgatttcaaAGTGTACCTTTAAACTCGGCGGTGGAGATTTTCCATCCCACTGGGATTTAGATATCTTTTGAACCTTGAGGGCTTCTTATCGATTTAGCTGAAATGGTCGTTTTGCGTTAGATAGGGTAGAACGGGATCGGTTATTTTTGCTCGACCGTTTATGCAAGTGGCTCCATCACGTAGATGATGCATTTTAAAGTGCGAGATCAACTTCTTTTAAGACTACGTGATATCATCTTTCGGCAACGCTTTATCATCgtattctttaaattaaaattttaaaaaaaaatagaagtaCCTTTTTGATTAGCTTTTAGGTGAGGTAGAACCGCGAAAAAACGATTTCACGTAGAGTTTCAGTAAAAGTCGTAACCGCTTAAAAgtcgaagaaaataaaaaatagaactttacttaactttaaaacaagtcgttgagttttttttcttttcattgaAAATCGATGCttttagattaaataaaattaaataaaatttcgttaaattataattattttattaaaaatcgttttaaattgtttaagattttattaaaatcataaattagaaCGAATTTTGCCTAATTAAGTCAAGGCACTTGTCTCCGAGGAGCTGCAATTAATACAATTATCATGTAGTATTCACTAGACATATTGCAGTCCCTCTTTTGATTAAGCCGAGGCCGCTTGCGACTGAGGCACTGGATTATTACCTCGGCCAAGCTAAGATACACACTCTCCGACcataattaagccgaggtcgcttgcgaccgaggtaTAGCATCGGTACCATATCAACACAAAAAGTAACCAATTCACAAcggtattaatattaataaagccgaggttgcttacGGTCGAGGCACTGGATTATCTTATTCCATATTATTTTAACGTGGTATCAACCCAATTATACTGTATCtctaatttaaacaaaactgaAACCTAAGCTCAAACTCAACCTCACAACTAAACCTAAATCTAAACtcaaacttaaatttaaagaaagacGAACATATTAACAAGGTGGCGCTTTTATAACAGCTCGCCCGACGACGTCAACACAGAATTCGTCACCAAACCTATAAGGCGATCAGCTGACCCTGGCATTCTCATTAATgggataaaaaaacaaaaaatcaaaacgcAAAAGTCTCGATGGCACGCGCAATACAATCAACCCAACCATCCCGGCACAGtcatatttattgttaattatctTACAAAAACATGGTCGTCATTACAAGAGCGACGCTATTGGAAATCGTAAACTAGCATACATTGAGTTGTAATCTAGACACATCTGATtagatttaaaacataattacCTTAATAACCTTTTTTGTAGTGATTATTTGGATTCCAAACAGCTATTAGCTGAAAGtcgtttataattatttataggaaGATAAATTTGATAGTAAGCagatttcttaaattttattaacaaattattagAAATGAGGAATTTTTGCAACTTTGTGTAGAAGAAATACTATACATTATGGCAACAACAACCATATAATCCGCAAAACGTGCAGCTATCTCACTCGTCACCAAACACGCGACCCATCATACTTTAACTCCTTCCTAGATAACTAGTATTATTTAAGACCGCAATCTCTACCATCGCCTATACAAACCCATAAatgaaattgatttattaaaaatcttcaattttaaaatgagtacattattaattcggttactttttcttttaatttttttcgtctTTGAGGTAACAAAAAGACGACACGTTTCTGTAATGGGACAAGGAATATCCTAGAAATTGGAAAGGTACGGAAACGAACCAACCGGGAAAGGAACTAATTTTTGTGAGTAGAAGACGGGGGTTGAACCGGAATTCATACTCTATGCATTGTTCTTTGAAAATAAGCcacggttgggttgggttgattCCTTTCTTTCTCTTTCTATTCCTCTGCCTTTTTTTGCTGCGCATATATTGATTCAGAtgcgttaatttttaattttttaatttttcgattgaacaattatttcatttctgTCATCCATCACGTGTTTACATTGAAAtggcacaaaataaaaatacgttGGATATATTTTGTATGAAAACGACGATACATCCCATGGTATAAGTGAGAACGTGCTCGCAATAAGAAATATGCACCCGCGGGAATGCACAACTGTCATTTTTACGTGAAATAGTAAGGTGATAGCCGTGAATAATACTACCCGTTATGTTTGGACATCTTTTGcgttttacatttttctttatcaagattttattttaataattcatatGTTAATAGTCTAATATTCAAGTAAAAGTAAATAAGAGATAATGATGGTGTCAACACATCAAACTGTCAACGTGTTaattaaatagtaattttCGAGAAagtgaattaaattaaatcttcatttggCTTTCGTGTGAAGGCGCAAATTGACCCCCTTTTGGAACATGATGAGGAGACGAACGAAAAGGGGGGTTGGCGGCGCTAAAAGGGGTCAAGTAAGTGCAAACCTCGACGAGAAACTGTCACTGTCACGACGTGAACCGTGTTGTTGTCGTCGTCGCCGATTTTAGAGTTGCCTGGTAACCGACAGAGACCACCCCAGACGACTCGACGTGGCGTCACGATGTTTTACCGCCCCCCAAAGCTTATAGATAACACCTCATGGTGTACGAGATCTTCGGCTAAATTATGTTGGATGCGAAAGGGAAAAATTGAATGAAATAGAGGAAAACGTTTGAGattgcaaaaatttataaatcggtggagttatacatataaaaaaaaagatgggactaattaaaaagttaaaaaaaaattaagggtTGTTTACAGGAgttaaaaggattttttttaattaaaaaattttaattttatatcttttttaccttaataatcgttttttaaattgggtatttgtaataatagattaaaaaaagtcATAAATATGCTGGAATTGAACCCGGTACCTCTTGAAAGTGCACTGTCATTTCTCtgtaaaaacaaattgtttatcacATTTGACATTACTAATAAGTTACAATATCTTCATATCTTTAAATTTTGCGATTggcgataaaatgttgtaGGCATCACGGCAGCAAATCTCAGACTTGTTCGATAAAGAATCACTTTGCTGGCTTGgtacataaataactattattttaagagttttttttatatggttCATGGGGCAAGGTGAAGAGGGGCGTCTTTGTCCGAACGAATAGTTTAGGATGAGACGTTAATAGAAAACGTTTCGTTTTGAAAGGAAGTAGGTTAAAAGCCTGAAGCCGGGGGATTTTCTATGCGGCTACTAATATTACGCGagtattcaaaattaaaattacatttcatttaaaatttatacagAAATTTATCTAACGCAAAAGTTGTAAAGGATGATGAAAGtacagtgaaattcccctaaTTTGAACTTCCATAATTCGAATTTAATCTGAAGAtgcacggttaaacccgaaattttcttgttctaagtatagtgttagttctagtttcacacATACACTGTcgctggaactaacactaaacctaaaactagaatcattcgggtttagccatcttgagagacgtacggctaaacccaaatgtttctagttctatgtacaatgttaattctagttacagtgcaagtgtaaaactagaactcacactagccctagaactagaaggTTTTGGGTTTAGCTTAGTTTTGgagattaaaaatttcgatgaaaaaactttcagttttgAAAACCGGAAGTACtaatttttcgttattttttttgttttcaacgTTACCAATGTTTTAAGGgcgaaaaatcctttaaaatgaactcAAACACGACTTatttatctctaaaaatacatttttattaaaattaacctaaaaTGTCAAACGTGAACtgtcaaaatagttttattttaacattttgtttgttgttgGTGTTAATTTGGTCGTGTTTGGGTTTGTTTTAAAGGAAGTTTTTTTCCGCTCCCTCAGCGATTCGAATTAGGGGAATTTTACTGTAATTGAGAAATTATTGACAGTTGGAGTTAAACAGTTTGTTGCtaactttatgttatatcaATGTAAAGACATCAAAGGTTTTGACATAAcgtaataaacataacctcaatttttttttttaataattttttcttttgtgtttGGTAAGATTTGGaaacttttaaaaactttgaaatttaatatatcattatattcattataatttatttgattgatttgatttatttgatattttttataataaatataatgatgattttgtatttatcggatcaatatgaaatttaaagcgacgatatttacattattcattttaacgaaaaaatttAACGTTTTCAATTATTCATGGGATGTCCCGCGGATTTGTACTGCAACTTCGTAATAACCGttgggttaattttttttcaaaaacgataatCTGAATTGTTCTGTAATTTTGTAGAAGATATCCCCGCGAGGTCTTTACCCTTTACCCTTAAACCCGGGGCCGCGAGAGTAAGGCGCAACTGGTGTTCTAAATACACTATCATCCTTTGCTTAGGAGTCGCAATATCAAAATGAAAACTTACCTTAATggaagattattaaaattttgttttctcaaTCGGCGAACAATAACTGTTTATTTCTTGGGCGATACACGTTTGTGTGTCGGAAAGATTTAAACTcggagttttttttaattttttcgtcaaatagtGAAGGGCGCGTAGTTCCTTGACCTGCTGCGAGCACACGGCACCCGGCAAAACTGGCCCCCCTATTCGAGGCACGGAGCCAGTATCCTCTGCTGGCAGGATCCAGGATCGCGCATGGCGAACACCGGCAAAAGCATTTCGTATCCTGGACGCTGCCAGCGTCGGGATAATAGACGAGAGGAAGGTCCAGGGTTCACTAACCTAAACGCAAAATATTACAGTTTGattcaaatttgataaaaaaatcctttttgatttgaaaaaatcctTTCACAATATATTCAAAcccaacattttaaagttgacaatctactatattatttctttatttttaatagaatttgTAGAATTTTGAATTGACAAAACGTGTTTCGCATCAATCTCTCAAATATTCTAGAACCCAAATTATCATGAACGATGTGTTCCAAGTTGGAACCTCGAAAACTAACCGACCCCTGAAAAAGCTTTTAAGTTGTCAATAGGTGCCAAGAGATCCAAAAAGCAAACAACACGTTTCTAAAACTGTACgataaaatattgattttctcgtaataatttattgggtcaaaaccaaaaataaacacTTGTTTTTCGTATAAACACAAAATTCGATAACCgcaatcaaagaaaatttctaCGCCGACAACAACCCAGAAAAAGTATCAAAGTTGTTCAAAGCAAGGTAATAAGTCCTCAAAGTAATCATCTCGAGAAAACGGTTGTGAGAAAAGTGCTTAAttgagcaacattttttaattctaacctCACTAATTggatcaaaaatcaaaaatgcttgAATTTAACTCCAAGCACGACTAAGTTATCTTAATTGATTCGCTagttatttcatttttcctataaataacaaagagagatagaaaacaaaatggcaGGCTGTCATTGTTGACATTTCAACgtaacttttttatgtttccaCCACCAAAACCAACATTCTTGGGTATCAATTCGAATAAATCCGACCTCCTTTATCTAAATTTAGCATTACAAATTATAGTTAATTACTaagaaaatcaagatggctaccaatatgaatttttttttcggaaATATGCTTTGTTTGGTATCATTTCGAATAATTTGATGGTGATCTTTTCGAATTTCacacttaattttaataagctAAAAATCTAAGTAGGTCGCGATGATttcctaaaactagaaacattcgggttggATTGAGTTTTGTTTCGATTGCGTTTTAAGTTGAAATTGGGACGAAATTGTCGGAGTTTTATACGGAATTTTTCATTTGGTAttcataatatttaaatattacataacgttatttatttattatttattacggttatttttgaataatttttttaataacactttaaaaacaataaaaaactaactaaaattaaaaatagctttaaatatttttttcgctCTAGATTCCCCAACTATCTCTTTCTCTTTTTGTAGTTTATACAGTTTCCAATTTTCGTAGTGTTCTGTTCTTTTCGGTCTCCATTTAACCGAAGAAAACGATTTCTTAatcatctaaaaaataataagataatgaATTAACTCATTATAAAATggaagaaatgaaaagaaagaaaCCTTTGAAAAACcttcgtttttattttggtAAAAGTAATATGTAGTCCACATTACAAATTGCAACATACAAATGCCCAAAATGCCCCAACCACATCCTGAAGCTACTTCCGGATATTCTAAACCACCGTacgttaatttttgattcgttATAACGAAGTAGAagaaaataatgattaaaaaaccCGGGGTTAAAATGCCCCAAGTTAATCTCCAGTACCAATGAACTTGTTTTGATACCATAAAATAAATGTCGTCGCAAATTGAGTTTAAACCTAAAAGacgaatttttattgtttatttttgatataatacAAAGAGAGAAATGAAAATCTTACCGTAAATCCAAAAGACGCAGATCACTTCAAACACGACCAAAACGAAAATAATGAATGTTCCGCCATAAAAATCGAccaagtttaaaataaattggccaccctgtatataattttaattattactttatgcagtaaaacctcgatataacggaccaTGTAACTAACTGAATTATTATGTGATTTTAACGTTTAACAATGTTGAAATTAGGTaaattgacataaaaaattaatttaatgacAGCCGAAAATGTTAGATGaacttaaaaagttttctttcCTCAAATTATTCGAAATAATACCCAACAACgcatattttcaaagaaaactcatattgaaacaaaaattagttttggtggaaaaatgaaaaagttacGTTGAAATGTCAACAATGACAGGcggccattttgttttctatctctcTGTCAATTAAGTTAAGATAACTTAGTCATGTTTggagttaaattaaaacatttttaatttttgatccaATTAGTGaggttagaattaaaaaatgttgcatcgcaagaaaaaatttatccgttatatcgaagtTTATACTTCTATCTAAATTAGGAAATAAAGTCTTACAGGTGTAACATAAACCAATCCTATTAAAAATCCAATTGTAGCTGTAAGTCCGGATACTTGCCACGATTTTAAGTTGGTTAACGATTCTGAAATGACGGTGTTAACCATAATTTGAAGCGCAACATTGGTACCAACGCCGAGGATAAAGAGCATTCCAAAAAATAGGATTGCAAATAACCACGGGACGACATCAAATTTCGCAATTGCGTCGGGATAAGAGATAAAAGCCAAACCGTTTCCCCCGGAATTTATTACCGAATCGACGTTAACGTTCATTTCATACGCCAAATTACCTAAAATACCGAAAATGGTCGTCCCCGCCAGTAAAGACGTGAAAGTGTCCAATGTCGTTATGATCATAGCGTCTCGGTTTATGTTATGATCAAAATTGTTATACGAGGAGTAAATTACTATCGTCCCGAAACCGACTCCCAAAGAAAAAAAGCATTGGGATACCGCCGCATACCAAacctaaaaaaagttaaacaacaaaaagttattttaaccAAAAAGTCCTTTATAGGCGATAAATCAAGGAAGTTTATTCACCAAAAATGACACAACCTCCTTTTGAAATGCTGTACTGTTGTTGTCATTGTGCCAGAAAAGTTTTCCCGGTTAtattataaatgatttattacgAAACTATcaatttaataagaatttttttaaacttacacTAGCATCTAATAATTTATCCCATTGCGgcctaataaaaaataaaattccttCTCCGGCTCCCGGTAGAGTGACAGCTCTTATCAATAAAGCGAGCATAATAACGTAGggaaataaagctaaaaaataAGCGGCCTTTCCGGAACTCGAAACACCTTTACAGCTAACCATAAAAGTGATTATCCAAGAAACGAATAAACAAATTGTTAATCGCCAATCCGGGGTTCCCAAACCATCCGAAATATCATCCTTTTCTTTCAAAACTTCcatcctaaaaaaatttaatttcaaactcGATTTTTATTAACGTTCATTTTGGTAACCTAAAATAAAGTTCTGAAGAACTTATTGCAACAGAACCGTGAGCTGGAAGTGTAACGCTTTCGTTACTTTTAAAAGTGGCTGGGATGCAGGTCATATTTGCTAAATCCCATTCTGGGCGACACGTCGCCCAAGGCAACTCTCCCGTGAAAGAATTCACgaagtaaaaaagaattatcgcCATCAAAGCGCAATAATAAGTTGAGACGCATATTGAACCTAAAAATTGACCATATCCTAtacctaaaataaaataaaaaaaaaatttaatggaaaatgTATTGTATTATGAATTGAGTGCACGCATAAAGTGGGAAAGTGCTCTTTCGGCAAGTAGAAAGACCGAACATTAATCCCTTCGAGTTTTCGCTTAATCGATTCCAACCACCCAAGTTTCGTTTTCACCTTGTTATCGAAGCTAGGTTTTGTATAAACATCAAACGTTAAAAAGGCTGTTAAATTAACCCAAATGGATGCAATATgcacttaatttttaattaatatgaaccaaaaaatatttaattaaaaataaattctactTTGTcattatagtttccgagatattacgattttttattattattgttatagatcattaaaaaatatgaaaaacgagtccaaactcgacatatctaTCGGTTATAACAACCAAGTTagctttgtttttataaaatcaatatggccgaaaacaatACAGTAACAAATTGCGCCATCTATgttttaaaagtgattttttgatagaTATATGGTGTTACAacaaattaggttaaaatttgttgatcTTTATGAAAGTCTTATTTATGACGTCATCTAAGTCTTTTTGAAGCAAACTTAAAAAAAGCCCTCTTAATAGACATATAAAagcctttaatttgatactcAACAACCCATgtttcaaatataaattaatttttaagaaatgaaaaatgacAGTTAACAATTAAGTTGCTTTGAGGTTGAATTGTATTTGTTTCTTAATCTACGTAAAAagagcttcaatttgatacccaacaacccatattttgcaacaaatgtaatttttaagaaatgacAGTTGACAGTTAAGTTGGTGCGTTTTCGTATTCAATtgcaattgttttttttaaatacgcaaATAAGGTTTCGATTTGATATCCAACatcttttatttcaaaaattatttaattttgaataaatgacAATTGACAGTTAATTTGACATCCATCAACCCATAActtcaaatcaaaataactttt from Onthophagus taurus isolate NC chromosome 5, IU_Otau_3.0, whole genome shotgun sequence harbors:
- the LOC111426448 gene encoding sodium-dependent nutrient amino acid transporter 1-like; this encodes MFKKKSYAFDNPSFENVENNTTKIENAPIKKERKVWDNSWEFLMSCIAMSVGLGNVWRFPFTAYENGGGAFLIPYLIVLLVVGRPMYYLEMSLGQFSSTSVVKVFGNLAPALKGIGYGQFLGSICVSTYYCALMAIILFYFVNSFTGELPWATCRPEWDLANMTCIPATFKSNESVTLPAHGSVAISSSELYFRMEVLKEKDDISDGLGTPDWRLTICLFVSWIITFMVSCKGVSSSGKAAYFLALFPYVIMLALLIRAVTLPGAGEGILFFIRPQWDKLLDASVWYAAVSQCFFSLGVGFGTIVIYSSYNNFDHNINRDAMIITTLDTFTSLLAGTTIFGILGNLAYEMNVNVDSVINSGGNGLAFISYPDAIAKFDVVPWLFAILFFGMLFILGVGTNVALQIMVNTVISESLTNLKSWQVSGLTATIGFLIGLVYVTPGGQFILNLVDFYGGTFIIFVLVVFEVICVFWIYGLNSICDDIYFMVSKQVHWYWRLTWGILTPGFLIIIFFYFVITNQKLTYGGLEYPEVASGCGWGILGICMLQFVMWTTYYFYQNKNEGFSKMIKKSFSSVKWRPKRTEHYENWKLYKLQKEKEIVGESRAKKIFKAIFNFS